The Phaeocystidibacter marisrubri genomic interval GATATTGATGTGATTGTAGAGCTGATAGATGATGCCGAAGCTGCGTATGAAATCGTGACCAGAGCCCTGCGCTCTGGGAAAGATGTGGTTTCAGCAAATAAGAAGTTGGTGGCAGAACATCTCGAAGAGCTTATCCAAATTCAGAGAGAGACTGGAAGGTCGTTTTTGTATGAAGCAGCTTGTGCGGCCTCTATTCCCATCATTCGAAATTTGGAAGAGTACTACGATAATGATTTGGTTCAGAAAGTAGAGGGAATCTTAAATGGATCTACCAACTACATTTTGTCAGCCCTTCAGAATGGTGGAGATTTTGATTCGGTTTTGAATGAGGCGCAAGAGGCAGGTTATGCAGAATCCGATCCTACGCTGGATGTGGATGGATGGGATGCGAAGTTTAAATTGACACTCCTTATCGCGCATTCATTCGGGTTGGTTGTTCCTCCTTCTAGTGTTCCACACCATGGAATCCGCTACATAACACCTCGCTTACAACGCATTGCAAGAGAGAGAAATCAGCGGATTAAACTGATTGCTCGATGTTGGAAGGAAGACGATAGAGTTCGTGCTTATGTGCTTCCAAGCTTTGTAGATTCAGATGAAGAGCTTTTCGCAGTAAACGATGCCTTGAACGGTGTTGTGGTGGAAGGAGCGTTTTCAGAGCGACAGTATTTTAGAGGAAAAGGAGCTGGCAGTTTACCAACGGGTGCAGCAGTGTTGAGCGATATTTCAGCTCTTACCTATGACTACCGGTATGCCTACAAAAAACTAAACAGTGATTTAGAGTTTGAAAATGATTTTCCGGTTTGTGTTCATTTGAATGGAAATCAATCTGGACCTCTTCCTATCTATGCTTTTGAAGAGGTATTCGGTACATTTAGATCGGTAAAGGAATCTTATGTAGAAGGGCGAATTGGAATTCGCAACCTGTTGGAATTACTAGAGACAGGCCTTTGGTCGGCAGCCCTTCTTTCGGAACAGACTTTACAAAGCCTCGAGCAAGATCAGAGTTCAATTTTAGCAGTATCTCATTAAATGAATAGATCAGACCAGCTTTACGATATCGCTCGTAAGCGCATTCTTGTGCTTGATGGAGCCATGGGGACGATGATTCAACGTCACAAACTCTCTGAAGAAGATTTTCGCGGTAACCAGTTTGCGGATTGGAACCAGCCGCTTCAAGGGAACAATGACCTGTTGTCTATAACTCAGCCCGATATCATTCGTGACATCCATCGTGCTTATTTTGAAGCGGGAGCTGATCTCGTAGAGACCAATACCTTCAATTCCAATCGAATTTCACAGGCCGATTATGGTCTGGAAGAAGAAGTGCGAAACATCAATATCGCATCTGCTAAACTTGCTCGTGAAGTGGCAGACGAATTATCGACACCAGAACGACCACTTTTTGTTGTGGGATCTATAGGTCCCACAAACCGCACTGCATCTTTATCTCCAGACGTAAATAATCCGGGCTTCAGGGCGATAACTTTTGATGAACTGGTGGAGAATTATACTGAACAAGTGGATGCCTTGCTTGAAGGAGGTGTCGATTTGTTGATGGTGGAAACCGTATTCGATACCTTGAATGCGAAGGCTGCCCTTTTCGCCATTCAAGATGTTTTCGCTGAGAGAGGAGTTGAAGTTCCCATCATGGTATCTGGCACCATTACAGATGCTTCAGGAAGAACGCTGAGTGGTCAAACGGCGGAAGCTTTCTTGATTAGTTTAGAGCATATTCCTCTTTTCTCCATTGGCTTGAACTGTGCCCTGGGAGCTGAACAATTGCGTCCCTATGTGCAAACGTTATCCGAGAAAGCAGAATTTTTGGTGAGCGCTCACCCCAACGCTGGTTTACCAAATGCCTTTGGTGAATACGATGAAACCCCTGAGAAGATGGGAGCCCAAATTGTTGAATTTTTGGAGAGAGGAGCGGTCAATATTATTGGAGGATGTTGTGGAACTACACCAGAGCACATTTCTGAAATCGCACGTTTAGCCGCGAAGTATGAACCGCGTTCTGTCGTTAAATCGCACGTTTAGTCTATGGCTTATTTACGCTTATCTGGATTAGATCCTCTCATTGTTACTGATGATTCAAACTTCATCAATATAGGAGAGAGAACCAATGTAACAGGTTCTCGAAAGTTCCTGCGCTTGATTAAAGACAATTTGTTTGATGAAGCGATTGAAGTGGCACGTGATCAAGTGGAAGGCGGAGCCCAAATTCTGGATGTGAACATGGATGAAGGGATGATTGATGGCGTTGAAGCCATGACAACCTTCTTGAATTTGATTGCGGCAGAACCAGATATTTCGCGAATTCCCATCATGGTTGATTCTTCAAAATGGGAAATCATTGTTGCGGGATTGAAGTGTATACAAGGCAAGGCCATTGTCAATTCCATCAGTCTAAAAGGTGGGGTTGATGAATTTATTGCTCAAGCTACTTTCATTCGCAGGATGGGAGCCGCTGTGATCGTGATGGCCTTTGATGAAAAGGGTCAGGCAGATACTTACAACCGACGAATTGAAATTTGTGAACGCGCCTATCGCATTTTAGTCGATGAGGTAGGGTTCCCACCAGAGGATATCATCTTTGATCCGAATATTTTTCCAGTGGCAACAGGGATGGAAGAGCACAGACGAAATGCGCTTGACTTCTTTGAGGCAACCCGTTGGATCAAAGAGAATCTGCCATTTGCAAAGGTGAGTGGTGGAGTGTCGAACGTGAGTTTTTCTTTCCGTGGAAACGATACTGTGCGAGAAGCGATTCATGCAGCCTTCTTATATCATGGCATTCAGTATGGCATGGACATGGGGATTGTGAATCCTTCTCAATTGATTGTTTACGAAGAGATTCAACCAGAACTCAAAAAGAGTATTGAAGATGTCCTTTTTGATGCAGATGAGAACGCCGCCGAGCGACTCTTAGAATTGGCTCAGTCAATTTCGGGTTCTCGCAAAGAGAAGGTTAGAGATCTATCTTGGCGGGAAGTGCCGGTTGCAAAGCGAATTGAGCACGCATTGGTGAATGGTATTTCTGAATTTATTGAGGAGGATGCGAAATTGGCCTTGGAAGAATTGGGCTCTCCACTTTCTGTGATCGAAGGACCGTTGATGGACGGTATGAACGTAGTAGGGGATCTGTTTGGTTCTGGAAAGATGTTTCTGCCTCAAGTGGTGAAAAGTGCACGTGTGATGAAGCGCGCTGTTGCTTGGTTGGAGCCTTTCCTCTTGGAGTCGCAGCGCCTCAATCCAAACGAGCGTCAAAATCGTCCAAAGATTTTACTGGCAACGGTGAAAGGAGACGTGCACGACATCGGAAAGAATATCGTAAGTGTGGTGCTGCAATGCAATGGTTTCGAAATCGTGGACTTAGGGGTGATGGTTCCCCCAGAGAAAATCCTAACCACGGCTGTAGAAGAGAAAGTAGACATCATTGGTTTGAGCGGTTTGATTACACCGTCTTTGGATGAAATGGTATTCTTAGCCAAGGAAATGGAAGCTCGTAACTTGTCGTTGCCTCTATTGATTGGTGGAGCAACTACATCTAGAGCGCACACAGCCGTTAAAATTGCTCCGGCCTATTCAGGGCCCGTTATCCACGTAAATGATGCCTCTCGTTCGGTGCCCACCGCACAAAAATTATTGAGTGAAGATTCGAATACTTACCACGGCGCAATTAAAGAGGAGTATTTGAAACTGGCTGAACAATATGCGAAGCGAAAAGAACAGAAGCCCTTGCTTTCACTGGAGAAATCAAGAGCTCGAGCCTTCCGCCTTAATCCAGAAGGCAAGGCCAGTAAACCTCGACAATTAGGGGTGTAT includes:
- the metH gene encoding methionine synthase, which gives rise to MAYLRLSGLDPLIVTDDSNFINIGERTNVTGSRKFLRLIKDNLFDEAIEVARDQVEGGAQILDVNMDEGMIDGVEAMTTFLNLIAAEPDISRIPIMVDSSKWEIIVAGLKCIQGKAIVNSISLKGGVDEFIAQATFIRRMGAAVIVMAFDEKGQADTYNRRIEICERAYRILVDEVGFPPEDIIFDPNIFPVATGMEEHRRNALDFFEATRWIKENLPFAKVSGGVSNVSFSFRGNDTVREAIHAAFLYHGIQYGMDMGIVNPSQLIVYEEIQPELKKSIEDVLFDADENAAERLLELAQSISGSRKEKVRDLSWREVPVAKRIEHALVNGISEFIEEDAKLALEELGSPLSVIEGPLMDGMNVVGDLFGSGKMFLPQVVKSARVMKRAVAWLEPFLLESQRLNPNERQNRPKILLATVKGDVHDIGKNIVSVVLQCNGFEIVDLGVMVPPEKILTTAVEEKVDIIGLSGLITPSLDEMVFLAKEMEARNLSLPLLIGGATTSRAHTAVKIAPAYSGPVIHVNDASRSVPTAQKLLSEDSNTYHGAIKEEYLKLAEQYAKRKEQKPLLSLEKSRARAFRLNPEGKASKPRQLGVYSLTTDVRTLRTYIDWTPFFQTWDLHGKFPRILEDQVVGEQAKALYQDAVRMLDQMERERWAKPKGVYGIFPAHREGDDIVFAHKDEQKRFITLRQQNDKAGDTPLYALADFIDTSEDYVGGFAVTAGGELAERADELERKGDDYNSILIKALADRLAEAFAEYLHQQVRVNYWGYASEEELNNAQLIAEEYKGIRPAPGYPACPDHLEKDTLFEVLNATEHTGVILTEQKAMYPAASVCGYYFGHRDAKYFGLGKINKDQVENYAQRKGISVEIAERWLGPNLYY
- a CDS encoding homocysteine S-methyltransferase family protein; this encodes MNRSDQLYDIARKRILVLDGAMGTMIQRHKLSEEDFRGNQFADWNQPLQGNNDLLSITQPDIIRDIHRAYFEAGADLVETNTFNSNRISQADYGLEEEVRNINIASAKLAREVADELSTPERPLFVVGSIGPTNRTASLSPDVNNPGFRAITFDELVENYTEQVDALLEGGVDLLMVETVFDTLNAKAALFAIQDVFAERGVEVPIMVSGTITDASGRTLSGQTAEAFLISLEHIPLFSIGLNCALGAEQLRPYVQTLSEKAEFLVSAHPNAGLPNAFGEYDETPEKMGAQIVEFLERGAVNIIGGCCGTTPEHISEIARLAAKYEPRSVVKSHV
- a CDS encoding homoserine dehydrogenase, with translation MSAEGLDEYAQRSEIHIQTEGSQKELRLVGDPLGGRELQQCSREITFTNDLKERRMSNRSLKLGIFGFGCVGSGLYETLQASKFKRAEVVRICILDPSKPRTAPRDLFTTVPEELLDNEDIDVIVELIDDAEAAYEIVTRALRSGKDVVSANKKLVAEHLEELIQIQRETGRSFLYEAACAASIPIIRNLEEYYDNDLVQKVEGILNGSTNYILSALQNGGDFDSVLNEAQEAGYAESDPTLDVDGWDAKFKLTLLIAHSFGLVVPPSSVPHHGIRYITPRLQRIARERNQRIKLIARCWKEDDRVRAYVLPSFVDSDEELFAVNDALNGVVVEGAFSERQYFRGKGAGSLPTGAAVLSDISALTYDYRYAYKKLNSDLEFENDFPVCVHLNGNQSGPLPIYAFEEVFGTFRSVKESYVEGRIGIRNLLELLETGLWSAALLSEQTLQSLEQDQSSILAVSH